The following proteins come from a genomic window of Candidatus Saccharibacteria bacterium oral taxon 488:
- a CDS encoding insulinase family protein, protein MKHTVKEIKLKNGAKGLFIDVPDATVMSFQVQFRAGNRYVRDKDIYETAHIMEHMAFGANEKFRSEHAYEQEFTKNGAYHNAFTSDYSMVYEAACADFEWDRILELQRLAITTPRFNAEELEAEKGNVRSELTGYLNNHNRVMWPRVQQALGEDILTYNQRLKTIDAITLKDIKEHHRRTHTLNNMRFVVAGKLTGRMATIRESLEQWQLEPGERFAIPHDNLSSAAPIFVRRKEASNLTFGWSMNLPRELSDEDSDAMGCLNHILTGTMSSRIFGAARKKGLAYGVFSDTSVGFYDSAWDFGGQVNLETAEALFDIIVRELRRVLNGTITSEDIENAKSYALGRYQMGAQTVAQISNFYTGRYFADDFVKNYEGVPTAILAVTADQIVRVAREFFAANTWVLAGVSSGDKELLGRLQKKLEGLF, encoded by the coding sequence ATGAAACATACGGTCAAAGAAATAAAATTGAAAAACGGCGCGAAAGGCTTGTTTATTGATGTGCCGGACGCGACAGTGATGAGCTTTCAGGTGCAGTTTCGAGCGGGCAACCGCTACGTTCGCGACAAGGATATCTACGAGACGGCGCACATCATGGAGCATATGGCGTTTGGGGCGAATGAGAAGTTTCGTTCGGAGCACGCGTATGAGCAGGAGTTTACCAAGAATGGCGCCTATCATAATGCGTTCACCTCTGATTATTCAATGGTGTACGAGGCGGCCTGCGCGGATTTTGAATGGGATCGGATTTTGGAATTACAGCGGCTGGCGATCACCACACCACGCTTTAATGCCGAAGAACTAGAGGCCGAGAAAGGTAACGTTCGGAGCGAGCTGACCGGCTATCTCAATAACCACAACCGCGTGATGTGGCCGCGGGTTCAGCAAGCACTGGGCGAGGATATTTTGACATATAATCAGCGGCTGAAAACGATTGACGCGATTACCCTAAAAGACATCAAGGAGCATCATCGGCGGACACATACCCTCAATAATATGCGGTTTGTGGTGGCCGGCAAGTTGACCGGGCGGATGGCGACGATTCGTGAATCGCTGGAGCAGTGGCAGCTAGAGCCGGGCGAGCGATTTGCTATTCCGCACGATAACCTGTCGAGTGCCGCGCCGATTTTTGTCCGCCGCAAGGAGGCCTCGAATCTGACATTTGGCTGGTCGATGAATCTGCCGCGTGAGCTGAGCGATGAGGATTCTGACGCTATGGGCTGCTTGAATCATATCTTGACCGGGACGATGAGCTCGCGGATTTTCGGGGCGGCGCGCAAGAAGGGGCTGGCTTACGGTGTGTTCAGCGACACTTCGGTCGGGTTTTATGATTCGGCGTGGGACTTTGGCGGCCAGGTCAACCTCGAGACAGCAGAGGCGCTGTTCGATATCATCGTGCGCGAACTGCGCCGAGTGCTGAACGGAACGATCACCTCAGAGGATATCGAGAATGCCAAATCGTATGCGCTGGGCCGTTACCAGATGGGGGCACAGACGGTGGCCCAAATCAGTAATTTTTATACCGGGCGTTATTTTGCCGATGATTTCGTCAAGAATTATGAGGGCGTGCCGACAGCGATTTTGGCAGTGACTGCCGATCAAATCGTTCGGGTGGCGCGAGAGTTTTTTGCGGCAAATACCTGGGTGCTTGCTGGCGTGAGTAGCGGCGATAAAGAGCTGCTCGGGCGACTGCAGAAGAAGCTCGAGGGGCTGTTTTAG
- the murD gene encoding UDP-N-acetylmuramoyl-L-alanine--D-glutamate ligase, protein MFQYLEVLDGIIEAMKIIIAGYGLEGISSLRYFQQAFPDAEFVIADQKAVEDVPDGVAVRTGESVFAEQLQDADMVVRAPGVPPRLLKTSGKIWSATNEFFDKCPAPIIGVTGTKGKGTTCSLIAAILRAAGQTVHLVGNIGVPALDALPSITKDDFVVYELSSFQLWDLEKSPTIAVVLMIEPDHLEVHTDFAEYLDAKKNIHRHQQDGICLYHPTNKYSREVATTLLDRPLYGCDCETCSEYCGDDELNFAYRYATPDEDQVYIRDGYFCVQDRRICRTDHLRLPGAHNLENACAAMSAVTELPITVTDEQYAAGLESFTGLPHRLKFVAEKNGVKYYDDSIATTPGSAIAALRAFEAPKVLIVGGYDKGADYDEMAAEIVKQIVRAVIIIGANAAKIEQSLHQASVTATTVVLGQTTMVDIVAQASQLSRPGDVVILSPAAASFGMFKNYVDRGEQFVAAVEKLYP, encoded by the coding sequence ATGTTCCAATATCTCGAAGTTCTTGATGGTATAATAGAAGCTATGAAGATCATTATCGCTGGCTATGGCCTTGAGGGTATATCAAGTTTGAGATATTTTCAGCAGGCTTTTCCTGATGCTGAGTTTGTGATTGCTGACCAGAAGGCGGTTGAAGATGTGCCGGATGGCGTGGCAGTGCGGACTGGCGAGTCGGTGTTCGCCGAGCAGCTGCAGGATGCCGACATGGTGGTGCGAGCACCGGGTGTGCCGCCGCGGCTGCTCAAAACGTCGGGCAAAATATGGTCGGCGACCAATGAGTTTTTTGACAAATGCCCAGCACCGATTATCGGTGTCACGGGGACGAAAGGCAAGGGTACGACCTGTAGTCTGATCGCGGCAATCTTGCGGGCGGCCGGTCAGACGGTGCATCTGGTTGGGAACATCGGTGTGCCGGCACTGGACGCGCTGCCAAGCATCACAAAGGATGACTTCGTTGTGTACGAACTATCGAGTTTTCAGCTGTGGGATCTCGAGAAATCGCCGACCATTGCCGTGGTATTGATGATCGAGCCGGATCATTTGGAGGTACATACGGATTTTGCCGAGTACCTCGATGCCAAGAAGAATATTCATCGTCACCAACAGGATGGTATATGTTTATATCACCCAACGAATAAATACTCACGGGAGGTAGCCACCACACTACTTGATAGGCCGTTGTATGGGTGTGACTGTGAGACATGTAGTGAATACTGCGGAGATGATGAGTTAAATTTCGCGTACCGCTATGCTACCCCCGACGAGGATCAGGTGTATATCCGGGACGGCTACTTCTGCGTGCAAGATCGGCGGATTTGTCGCACCGATCATTTGCGGCTGCCGGGTGCGCACAACCTCGAGAATGCGTGTGCGGCGATGAGCGCAGTGACGGAATTGCCGATCACAGTGACTGACGAGCAGTACGCGGCTGGACTAGAGAGTTTCACAGGATTGCCGCATCGATTAAAATTTGTTGCTGAGAAAAACGGTGTGAAGTATTACGATGACAGTATCGCTACCACGCCAGGCAGTGCCATTGCAGCGCTGCGGGCGTTTGAGGCACCGAAAGTGCTGATCGTCGGCGGGTACGACAAGGGGGCGGATTATGATGAAATGGCCGCGGAGATTGTCAAGCAAATAGTGCGGGCGGTGATCATTATCGGGGCGAATGCGGCGAAGATTGAGCAGTCACTGCATCAAGCGTCGGTGACGGCGACAACAGTGGTGCTCGGTCAGACAACGATGGTGGATATCGTTGCCCAAGCCAGTCAATTATCTCGCCCGGGCGATGTTGTCATCCTCAGTCCAGCGGCCGCCAGCTTTGGTATGTTCAAAAATTACGTCGACCGCGGCGAGCAGTTTGTGGCGGCGGTGGAGAAGCTTTATCCCTGA
- the hpt gene encoding hypoxanthine phosphoribosyltransferase: MNQDIATILVTTEQINDAVARLGRELTNEYQDKNPLVIGVLRGAAPFMIDLVRAMDCYMEIDFIDVSSYGDATESSGAVTILKDIDSDVTGRHILLVEDIVDTGRTLEKLLELFAGRGAASVKVCSLLDKPERRIANVAADYVGLSVPNEFVVGYGLDFRQQYRNLPYIGVLKPEVYQG, from the coding sequence ATGAATCAAGATATCGCTACCATCCTCGTAACTACTGAACAAATTAATGACGCGGTGGCGCGGCTGGGTCGGGAGCTGACTAACGAATACCAGGACAAGAATCCGCTCGTCATCGGCGTACTGCGCGGTGCGGCGCCGTTCATGATTGATCTGGTGCGCGCCATGGATTGCTATATGGAAATCGATTTCATTGACGTCTCTAGCTACGGCGACGCAACTGAATCATCCGGCGCGGTCACTATTCTCAAAGACATTGATAGCGACGTTACTGGGCGGCATATTTTGTTGGTCGAGGACATCGTCGATACCGGCCGAACGTTGGAAAAATTGCTAGAATTATTCGCTGGTCGCGGTGCGGCCTCGGTCAAAGTCTGCTCACTACTCGACAAACCCGAACGACGTATCGCCAACGTCGCCGCCGATTACGTCGGCCTGTCCGTCCCTAACGAATTCGTCGTCGGCTACGGCCTAGATTTCCGCCAACAATACCGAAACCTACCGTATATCGGAGTGTTGAAGCCTGAGGTGTATCAGGGATAA
- a CDS encoding peptide chain release factor 2 produces the protein MQPLKKRIQTLQSEVEQAKAALDFAALEQEMAALDERLNQPEIWHNPDEAQALAKKAASLRQTVEPWQTLGVQLADIAELMELGDDDLLPEFEAQVAALEQEFTRRKTDLLFSGPYDNREAVVRISAGVGGLDAQDFTAMLERMYLRWAEKSGMKAETLERSTNDDAGIKTAVLEISGPFAYGKLRSENGVHRLVRLSPFNADNLRQTSFTLVEVLPKIDTPDEIAIDPNDLRIDVYRSGGKGGQGVNTTDSAVRVTHVPTGITVAIQNERSQIQNKETALKILRSKLLAMKLEQHAETLSDLRAGESANWGSQIRNYVLHPYTLVKDTRTKHENRNAQGVLDGDIDEFMAAYLRESRG, from the coding sequence ATGCAACCACTCAAAAAACGCATCCAAACCCTGCAGTCAGAAGTAGAACAGGCCAAGGCGGCGCTGGATTTTGCGGCGCTGGAGCAGGAGATGGCGGCGCTGGACGAGCGGCTTAATCAGCCGGAGATTTGGCATAATCCGGACGAGGCGCAGGCCTTAGCGAAAAAGGCGGCTAGCTTGCGTCAGACAGTTGAGCCGTGGCAGACACTGGGGGTGCAACTGGCGGATATCGCTGAGTTGATGGAGCTGGGCGACGATGATCTACTGCCGGAGTTTGAGGCGCAGGTGGCGGCGCTGGAGCAGGAGTTTACCCGGCGCAAGACTGATCTGCTGTTCAGCGGCCCATACGACAACCGCGAGGCGGTAGTGCGAATTTCGGCCGGCGTAGGCGGGCTGGATGCGCAGGATTTTACGGCCATGCTGGAGCGGATGTATCTACGCTGGGCGGAGAAGTCAGGGATGAAAGCCGAAACGCTGGAGCGCTCAACCAATGATGATGCGGGGATAAAGACGGCGGTGTTGGAAATTTCTGGGCCGTTTGCCTATGGAAAATTGCGCTCAGAAAATGGCGTGCATCGGCTGGTGCGCCTCAGTCCGTTCAATGCTGATAATTTGCGCCAGACTAGCTTTACGTTGGTGGAGGTGCTGCCAAAGATTGATACGCCGGATGAAATTGCGATTGACCCGAATGATCTGAGGATTGATGTGTATCGCTCGGGCGGTAAGGGCGGCCAGGGTGTGAATACCACTGATTCGGCGGTGCGGGTGACGCACGTGCCGACGGGAATCACGGTGGCGATTCAGAACGAGCGCTCGCAGATTCAGAATAAAGAGACAGCGCTGAAAATCTTGCGCTCCAAGTTGCTGGCGATGAAGCTGGAGCAGCACGCCGAAACGCTGTCTGACCTCAGGGCTGGCGAGTCAGCCAACTGGGGCAGCCAGATCAGAAATTATGTCCTGCACCCATACACACTGGTCAAGGATACGCGCACTAAGCACGAGAATCGTAATGCCCAAGGGGTGCTGGATGGCGATATTGATGAATTTATGGCGGCTTATTTGCGTGAGTCGCGCGGCTGA